A single Staphylococcus muscae DNA region contains:
- the xylE gene encoding D-xylose transporter XylE gives MRNYDNKKFIFTIALIATLGGLLFGYDTAVISGAEQSLQKYITADYNDLIHGLTVSSALIGCVIGGILSSTLSSRLGRKRTLQVAAILFVISALLSGYPEFLFFTPGEPTLALLIMFNIYRVIGGIGVGLASAISPVYISEISPSSIRGRLVSFNQFAIIFGMLVVYFVNYGIIYGETAQWIQTIGWRYMFATEAIPAAVFFFLLFFVPETPRYLTLINKEQEALSVLNKIYTSANHAQKVFNDIVSTKNKETDIKAPLFSFGKTVVIVGIFLSIFQQFIGINVALYYAPRIFEQLGAGGNAAMVQTVVMGLVNVIFTVVAILYVDKFGRKPLLIIGSTGMAIGMIGMSVLTANGTFGIITLLFMVIYTASFMMSWGPITWVLLSEIFPNRIRSGAMAIAVAAQWLANFTITSTYPSMMAFSGTFTYGFYALMCILSGLFIWKFIPETKGKTLEALENVWQK, from the coding sequence ATGAGAAACTATGATAATAAAAAGTTCATTTTCACCATTGCCTTAATTGCCACGCTCGGTGGTTTACTATTCGGTTATGATACAGCCGTTATCTCAGGTGCCGAGCAATCATTACAAAAATATATTACAGCGGACTATAACGACCTGATTCATGGTCTTACCGTTTCCAGTGCCTTAATCGGCTGTGTTATCGGTGGGATTCTGTCATCAACACTTTCTAGTCGCTTAGGTCGTAAACGTACCTTACAAGTCGCAGCGATTCTTTTCGTCATCTCAGCATTGCTGTCAGGCTACCCAGAATTTTTATTCTTCACACCTGGCGAACCGACACTTGCATTACTGATTATGTTCAACATCTATCGTGTCATCGGCGGAATTGGTGTCGGGCTGGCATCAGCGATTTCACCGGTATATATCAGTGAAATCTCACCTTCCAGTATTCGTGGACGTTTGGTATCGTTCAACCAGTTCGCGATTATCTTTGGGATGCTCGTTGTATACTTCGTTAACTACGGCATTATCTATGGAGAAACAGCACAGTGGATTCAAACAATCGGATGGCGTTATATGTTCGCAACAGAAGCCATTCCAGCAGCTGTCTTCTTCTTCCTGTTGTTCTTCGTGCCAGAAACACCACGTTACTTAACGTTGATCAACAAAGAACAAGAAGCGTTGTCTGTGTTGAACAAAATCTATACATCCGCAAACCATGCACAAAAAGTATTTAACGACATCGTATCAACAAAAAATAAAGAAACAGACATCAAAGCACCACTTTTCAGTTTTGGTAAAACGGTTGTTATTGTTGGGATTTTCCTATCCATTTTCCAACAATTCATTGGTATCAACGTCGCATTGTATTACGCACCACGTATCTTTGAACAACTCGGTGCCGGTGGTAATGCAGCTATGGTTCAAACCGTTGTGATGGGCTTAGTCAACGTTATCTTTACCGTTGTCGCTATCTTATACGTCGACAAATTTGGCCGTAAACCATTACTTATTATCGGTTCAACAGGTATGGCTATCGGTATGATTGGCATGAGTGTCCTTACAGCGAACGGTACATTCGGCATCATCACACTGTTATTCATGGTTATCTACACAGCGTCATTCATGATGAGTTGGGGTCCGATTACATGGGTATTACTCTCTGAAATCTTCCCGAACCGTATTCGTAGTGGTGCCATGGCCATTGCCGTTGCAGCACAATGGCTTGCCAACTTCACAATCACATCAACATATCCGTCTATGATGGCATTCAGCGGTACATTCACATACGGATTCTACGCATTGATGTGTATCTTATCTGGCCTCTTCATCTGGAAATTCATCCCAGAAACAAAAGGCAAAACACTCGAAGCACTCGAAAACGTATGGCAAAAATAA